One region of Rhodocaloribacter litoris genomic DNA includes:
- a CDS encoding M20/M25/M40 family metallo-hydrolase: MRRCCAFLLLGLVLLPARAQHPAVEAARAYRTVHAAEILAGFAELLSIPNVATDSAGIHRNADYLREAFARRGFTVELLKVPGAPPLVYGERRVPGATRTLGLYVHYDGQPVDPARWTHGPWTPTLYTASMEAGGTPRPLPAPGEPVDPGWYLYARSAGDDKAPLAALLAALDALEAAGLGLTSNVKLLFDGEEERGSPHLKEYLERFGDRYADVDVWLFCDGPVHQSRRPQLVFGVRGVTGMEITVYGATRSLHSGHYGNWAPVPGMRLAHLLASMKAEDGTVLIDGFYDTVEPLSETERAALAALPDYDDALRRELGLAETEANNAPLAERLMLPSLTVRGLASGNTGALARNVIPATATATLGIRLVKGNDPEHMLDLVEAHIRKQGYHIVYEEPDHATRLRYPKIVRVDRRGSGYPAARTPMDLPITARLVEAVTAAAGEAPLLVPALGGSLPLYLFSDVLGQPFVIVPIANHDDNQHAPDENLRLANLFYGIDLFAALLTMPD; encoded by the coding sequence ATGAGACGTTGTTGCGCTTTTCTGCTCCTGGGCCTGGTCTTGCTTCCGGCACGGGCCCAGCACCCGGCCGTGGAGGCGGCCCGGGCCTACCGGACGGTCCATGCCGCCGAGATCCTGGCCGGCTTCGCCGAGTTGCTGTCGATCCCGAACGTCGCTACCGACTCGGCCGGCATCCACCGTAACGCCGACTACCTGCGGGAGGCCTTCGCCCGGCGCGGCTTTACCGTGGAGCTGCTGAAGGTGCCGGGGGCGCCGCCGCTGGTCTACGGCGAGCGGCGGGTGCCGGGGGCCACGCGCACCCTGGGCCTCTACGTGCACTACGACGGCCAGCCCGTCGATCCGGCCCGGTGGACCCACGGCCCCTGGACGCCCACGCTCTACACGGCCAGCATGGAGGCAGGGGGCACGCCGCGCCCGCTGCCCGCCCCGGGCGAGCCGGTGGATCCCGGGTGGTACCTCTACGCCCGCAGCGCCGGCGACGACAAGGCCCCGCTGGCGGCCCTCCTGGCCGCGCTCGACGCCCTCGAGGCCGCCGGCCTCGGCCTCACGTCGAACGTCAAGTTGCTCTTCGACGGGGAGGAAGAGCGCGGCTCTCCCCACCTGAAGGAATACCTCGAGCGTTTCGGGGACCGCTATGCCGACGTGGACGTGTGGCTTTTCTGTGACGGGCCGGTCCACCAGAGCCGCCGCCCGCAGCTCGTCTTCGGGGTGCGGGGCGTTACCGGGATGGAGATCACCGTCTACGGCGCCACGCGGTCGCTCCACAGCGGCCATTACGGCAACTGGGCGCCGGTGCCCGGTATGCGGCTGGCCCACCTGCTCGCCAGCATGAAGGCCGAGGACGGCACGGTCCTCATCGACGGCTTCTACGACACCGTCGAGCCGCTGAGCGAGACGGAGCGGGCGGCGCTGGCGGCCCTGCCCGACTACGACGACGCGCTGCGGCGCGAGCTGGGGCTGGCCGAGACGGAGGCGAACAATGCCCCGCTGGCCGAACGGCTGATGCTGCCCTCGCTCACCGTGCGCGGCCTCGCCAGCGGCAACACCGGGGCGCTGGCCCGCAACGTCATCCCCGCCACCGCCACGGCCACGCTGGGCATCCGCCTCGTCAAGGGCAACGACCCGGAGCACATGCTCGACCTCGTCGAGGCGCACATCCGGAAGCAGGGCTACCACATCGTCTATGAAGAGCCGGATCACGCCACGCGGCTGCGCTATCCGAAGATCGTTCGGGTGGACCGCCGGGGGAGCGGCTATCCCGCCGCCCGCACGCCGATGGACCTGCCGATCACGGCGCGGCTCGTCGAGGCCGTGACGGCCGCCGCCGGCGAGGCCCCGCTGCTCGTGCCCGCCCTCGGCGGGTCGCTGCCCCTCTACCTCTTCTCCGACGTGCTCGGCCAGCCCTTCGTCATCGTCCCCATCGCCAACCACGACGACAACCAGCACGCCCCGGACGAGAACCTCCGCCTGGCCAACCTTTTCTACGGCATCGACCTCTTCGCCGCCCTGCTCACGATGCCGGACTGA
- a CDS encoding S8 family serine peptidase, whose protein sequence is MPLQAEKTRHFHLLDRAMVRAGGKTGGLVDEVRLVIGFRDTTVTANKIVSRYKIVSRYEFDTVFPGMATSVHPDSLDGLLAAMLADPDISWVEPDIPLSLIETLVNTVKGTLDLGTGLVEGLLWYRSTQVTPWSMAAIGADQSWTRSGDGRGQVDVDIYILDTGAAHSDLNVVECLEFDGNTPRPCNLIDRLDLGSHGTEVAGAAAAVDDRDGIVGVAPGARIHAFNVLNELGTAELSSIIAVVDYLTERKLARPSVPMVVNMSLGAEVGTTAYNGLDEAIRASIEAGVVYVLAAGNAGIDASTVTPAHVAEAITVGAYGEGGRFSSFSNYGPVVDLLAPGEDVETLSLGNTIIWTSGTSIAAPHVTGAVALLLARYPSLEPRAVERRLVRSARPIVDGVPYGTTRRSVYVGQ, encoded by the coding sequence GTGCCGCTCCAGGCGGAAAAAACCCGTCATTTTCACCTGCTGGATCGGGCCATGGTGCGGGCCGGCGGCAAGACGGGAGGCCTGGTCGATGAGGTCCGGCTCGTGATCGGCTTCCGCGACACCACGGTGACGGCCAACAAGATCGTCTCCCGCTACAAGATCGTCAGTCGCTACGAGTTTGATACGGTGTTCCCGGGGATGGCCACCTCGGTGCATCCGGACTCGCTCGACGGGTTGCTTGCCGCCATGCTGGCCGATCCGGATATCAGCTGGGTGGAGCCGGACATCCCGCTGTCACTCATTGAGACGCTGGTCAACACCGTCAAGGGAACGCTGGATCTGGGGACCGGGCTGGTCGAGGGGCTGTTGTGGTATCGCAGCACCCAGGTGACGCCCTGGAGCATGGCGGCCATCGGGGCGGATCAGAGCTGGACGCGCTCCGGGGACGGCAGGGGACAGGTGGATGTGGACATCTACATCCTCGACACCGGCGCCGCCCACAGCGATCTGAACGTGGTCGAATGCCTGGAGTTCGACGGCAATACGCCGCGTCCGTGCAACCTGATAGACAGGCTGGACCTCGGGTCGCACGGCACCGAGGTGGCCGGCGCAGCGGCCGCCGTGGATGACCGGGACGGGATCGTCGGGGTGGCGCCCGGGGCGCGGATCCATGCCTTCAACGTGCTCAACGAACTGGGCACGGCCGAGCTCTCCTCGATCATCGCGGTCGTCGACTACCTGACCGAGCGCAAGCTGGCCCGGCCGTCCGTGCCGATGGTGGTCAATATGAGCTTGGGGGCCGAGGTGGGTACGACGGCCTACAACGGGCTGGACGAGGCCATCCGCGCCTCGATCGAGGCAGGGGTCGTGTACGTGCTGGCTGCCGGCAACGCCGGCATCGATGCTTCCACCGTGACGCCGGCACATGTGGCCGAGGCCATCACGGTCGGCGCCTACGGGGAAGGAGGCCGGTTCTCGTCGTTTTCCAACTATGGGCCGGTGGTGGATCTGCTCGCACCCGGGGAAGACGTCGAGACCCTTTCGCTCGGGAACACCATCATCTGGACCTCGGGCACCTCGATCGCGGCACCGCATGTGACCGGGGCCGTGGCCCTCCTGCTGGCTCGCTATCCTTCTCTGGAGCCCCGGGCCGTGGAACGCCGGCTGGTGCGCTCCGCCCGTCCCATCGTCGACGGGGTGCCGTACGGCACCACCCGGCGCAGCGTCTACGTCGGCCAGTGA
- a CDS encoding two-component regulator propeller domain-containing protein — protein sequence MSPLVRRTTLSLLLLSAGVVTAAGQPAVPLRLDPALRPTQYVHTAWQVEDGLPQNSIFTALQTRDGYLWLGTQEGLVRFDGMRFTVFDKAHVEALQSNEIRALLEDRSGALWIGTNGGGLTRYRDGTFTTYTTADGLPSDLVRALYEDRQGHLWIGTIDGGLSRFDGTAFTTYTTADGLPGNVVLAILEDPAGALWIGTENGLSHFHDGTFTRYGETEGLPGTVVWALHLDARGGLWIGTTGGAAYLHDGRLATLTPSDGLCGQMVSAFYEDAAGALWIGTLDGGVCRRFAGRFDVFSTGEGLTHHRVRTLLGDREGSLWIGTEGGGLNQLRPGKFIPFTTAEGLSSDVVLTVLEDRTGAVWIGTEGGGLHRIEEDRIVPVPAGSPSGHTVYALHEGRDGTIWAGTEGDGLCRVRDDRLTCLPNTQGLRGHNVYALYEDRSGILWVGTEEGLHTYRDGRLAPYTADVDLRHSLITALYEDRHGALWVGTYGNGLHRLHAGSLATYTTAEGLSSDIVLVIQEDAERPDVLWIGTQGGGLCRLLTAPGPGERPLVCATTREGLANDNVLQLLDDGSGHLWIGSNKGIARLSKAAFAAFARDPGVPLAPVVYDRADGLKSAEANGGTQPAAWRARDGKLWFATMKGVVRLDPARIPVNRVPPPVVIEEVVVAGRPLPLSGTPELPPGRKDFTFRYTALSFAAPSDVRFRYRLDGYNDDWVEAGPRREAYYTNLPPGTYTFRLEARNADGVRNETGPTFTFRVRPHFYQTPWFLLLATLGLGLLVAGGYQLRVRHLKTRERELVRRVEEQTRALREEKNRTEAALHQTEIARREAEAQRARAEQARAVIEEQAERLRELDELKTRFFNNISHEFRTPLTLIVGPLENLLGRFHGRLDAALEEQLALVLRNARRLLRLINQLLDISRLESGRMTLHARPRNVVSFLEEVVTSFASLARERGIALSFEAARDDLTLYYDADKLEKVCFNLLSNALKFTPAGGQVAVSVTDVAAGDAPPYVEIRVRDTGPGIPPHELPHLFDRFHQVEGIVSSVQEGSGIGLALARELVELHGGTILVESTVGQGTAFIVRLLQGRDHLTPDQIADGDDPPEVEPAFHVEEPREAMPAEADAPERLAAGATGPEGAPTILVVDDNRDIRAYLRSCLLPAYRVAEAVDGADALERLPAVAPDLILCDVMMPRMDGYAFLRHVKESPDFRHLPVILLTAKAATDWKIAGLEHGADDYVAKPFNARELLARIDNLLRLRRQEKELKRLNENLEQQVQEQLELILSERRRYEAELIAARDRAEASSRLKSAILNNMSHEFRTPISGILGITQILEHEVSEEHREFIELIARSGHRLLDTLSAVLDFSQLESDGFVLQPEPVDLTGAAAEALAAFEAAARKKGLTLRLDPPEEPVRGLLDARALQRIFHHVFGNAVKFTDTGEVVARTGRDGSRLYLEVRDTGPGIDPAFMPHLFEPFRQASTGLARTHEGSGLGLAITARLVRLMGGEIRVDSRPGEGTTVTVFLPAAPPTSHPTAPDRAGTGTPDAPAARSSRPAHGHPTP from the coding sequence ATGTCCCCTCTCGTTCGACGTACGACCCTGAGCCTGCTCCTGCTGTCCGCCGGCGTGGTGACCGCCGCCGGGCAGCCGGCCGTACCGCTGCGGCTGGACCCGGCCCTTCGCCCCACGCAGTACGTCCACACGGCCTGGCAGGTCGAGGACGGGCTGCCGCAGAACTCGATCTTCACCGCCCTGCAGACGCGCGACGGGTACCTCTGGCTCGGCACCCAGGAGGGGCTGGTCCGGTTCGACGGGATGCGCTTCACGGTCTTCGACAAGGCCCACGTCGAGGCGCTGCAGAGCAACGAGATCCGCGCCCTGCTGGAAGACCGCAGTGGCGCGCTCTGGATCGGCACCAACGGCGGCGGGCTGACCCGCTACCGGGACGGCACCTTCACCACCTACACGACGGCGGACGGCCTGCCCAGCGACCTCGTGCGGGCCCTCTACGAAGACCGGCAGGGCCACCTCTGGATCGGCACGATCGACGGGGGCCTGAGCCGGTTCGACGGGACCGCCTTCACCACCTACACGACGGCGGACGGCCTGCCGGGCAACGTGGTGCTGGCGATCCTCGAAGATCCGGCAGGAGCGCTCTGGATCGGGACGGAGAACGGGCTCAGTCACTTCCACGATGGTACGTTCACACGCTACGGCGAGACGGAGGGACTGCCGGGCACCGTCGTCTGGGCCCTCCACCTCGACGCCCGGGGCGGGCTCTGGATCGGCACCACGGGCGGGGCCGCCTACCTGCACGACGGCCGGCTTGCCACGCTGACGCCGTCCGACGGCCTCTGCGGCCAGATGGTCAGCGCCTTCTACGAGGATGCGGCGGGCGCGCTCTGGATCGGCACCCTCGACGGCGGCGTCTGCCGGCGCTTCGCGGGCCGTTTCGATGTTTTCTCCACGGGCGAAGGCCTGACGCACCACCGTGTCCGTACCCTCCTCGGCGACCGCGAAGGTTCCCTCTGGATCGGCACCGAAGGCGGCGGGCTGAACCAGTTGCGTCCCGGCAAGTTCATCCCCTTCACCACCGCCGAGGGGCTCTCCAGCGACGTCGTGCTGACCGTGCTGGAGGACCGCACGGGCGCGGTCTGGATCGGCACCGAAGGCGGCGGGCTGCACCGTATCGAGGAAGACCGCATCGTCCCCGTCCCGGCCGGCAGCCCCTCGGGTCATACCGTCTACGCCCTTCACGAAGGCCGGGACGGCACGATCTGGGCCGGCACCGAAGGCGACGGCCTCTGCCGCGTACGCGACGACCGCCTCACCTGCCTCCCGAACACGCAGGGGCTACGCGGCCACAACGTCTACGCCCTGTATGAAGACCGCTCCGGCATACTCTGGGTCGGGACGGAAGAGGGGCTGCACACCTACCGCGACGGCCGCCTGGCCCCCTACACGGCCGACGTGGACCTCCGGCACAGCCTGATCACCGCCCTGTACGAAGACCGCCACGGCGCGCTCTGGGTCGGCACCTATGGCAACGGCCTGCACCGCCTCCACGCGGGAAGCCTGGCGACGTACACCACCGCTGAGGGCCTCTCCAGCGACATCGTCCTGGTCATCCAGGAAGACGCGGAGCGGCCGGACGTGCTCTGGATCGGCACGCAGGGCGGCGGGCTCTGCCGGCTGCTCACCGCACCGGGCCCCGGCGAGCGGCCGCTCGTCTGCGCCACCACCCGCGAAGGCCTCGCCAACGACAACGTCTTGCAACTCCTCGACGATGGCTCGGGCCACCTCTGGATCGGCTCCAACAAGGGGATCGCTCGCCTGAGCAAAGCGGCCTTCGCGGCGTTCGCCCGGGACCCCGGCGTGCCCCTGGCTCCGGTCGTCTACGACCGGGCCGACGGCCTCAAGAGCGCCGAGGCGAACGGGGGCACCCAGCCGGCCGCCTGGCGCGCCCGCGACGGAAAGCTCTGGTTTGCAACCATGAAGGGGGTGGTCCGGCTCGATCCCGCCCGCATCCCCGTCAACCGCGTCCCGCCGCCGGTGGTGATCGAAGAGGTGGTCGTCGCCGGGCGGCCGCTGCCCCTGTCCGGCACGCCGGAGCTGCCGCCGGGCCGCAAGGACTTCACCTTCCGCTACACCGCCCTGAGCTTCGCCGCCCCCAGCGACGTCCGCTTCCGGTACCGGCTCGACGGCTACAACGACGACTGGGTCGAGGCCGGCCCCCGGCGGGAGGCCTACTACACCAACCTGCCGCCCGGCACCTATACCTTCCGCCTCGAGGCCCGCAACGCCGACGGGGTCCGGAACGAGACCGGCCCCACGTTCACCTTCCGCGTACGGCCCCACTTCTACCAGACCCCCTGGTTCCTCCTCCTGGCGACGCTCGGGCTCGGGCTGCTGGTCGCGGGCGGCTACCAGCTGCGCGTGCGTCACCTGAAGACCCGCGAACGCGAGCTCGTCCGGCGCGTCGAGGAGCAGACCCGGGCCCTGCGGGAAGAAAAGAACCGCACCGAGGCCGCGCTCCACCAGACGGAGATCGCCCGCCGGGAGGCCGAAGCGCAACGCGCACGCGCCGAACAGGCCCGGGCCGTCATCGAGGAACAGGCCGAACGGCTCCGCGAGCTGGACGAGCTCAAGACGCGCTTCTTCAACAACATCTCCCACGAGTTCCGCACCCCGCTGACGCTCATTGTCGGCCCGCTGGAAAACCTCCTGGGCCGGTTTCACGGCCGGCTCGACGCGGCGCTGGAGGAACAACTCGCCCTCGTCCTGCGCAACGCCCGGCGGCTGCTGCGGCTCATCAACCAGTTGCTCGATATCTCCCGGCTCGAATCCGGCAGGATGACCCTGCACGCGCGCCCGCGCAACGTGGTCTCGTTCCTGGAAGAAGTGGTGACCTCGTTCGCCTCCCTGGCCCGGGAGCGTGGCATCGCGCTGTCCTTCGAGGCGGCCCGGGACGACCTGACCCTCTACTACGATGCCGACAAGCTGGAGAAGGTCTGCTTCAACCTGCTGTCGAACGCGCTGAAGTTCACCCCGGCGGGCGGGCAGGTGGCCGTGAGCGTCACGGACGTCGCGGCGGGCGATGCACCGCCGTACGTGGAGATCCGGGTGCGGGACACCGGACCGGGCATCCCACCGCACGAGCTGCCGCACCTGTTCGACCGCTTCCACCAGGTCGAAGGCATCGTCTCGTCGGTGCAGGAAGGCTCCGGCATCGGCCTGGCGCTGGCCCGCGAGCTCGTCGAACTGCACGGCGGCACCATCCTCGTCGAGAGCACCGTCGGGCAGGGCACTGCGTTCATCGTCCGCCTGCTGCAGGGCCGGGACCACCTGACACCCGACCAGATCGCCGACGGGGACGACCCTCCGGAGGTTGAGCCGGCCTTCCATGTGGAGGAACCCCGGGAAGCCATGCCCGCCGAAGCGGACGCCCCCGAGCGCCTCGCCGCCGGCGCGACCGGCCCGGAGGGCGCACCGACGATCCTGGTCGTCGACGACAACCGGGACATCCGGGCCTACCTGCGCAGCTGCCTGCTCCCGGCCTACCGGGTCGCCGAAGCCGTCGACGGCGCCGACGCGCTGGAGCGCCTGCCCGCCGTCGCGCCCGACCTGATCCTCTGCGACGTGATGATGCCCCGCATGGACGGCTATGCGTTCCTCCGCCACGTCAAGGAAAGCCCCGACTTCCGGCACCTCCCCGTCATCCTGCTGACGGCCAAAGCCGCCACGGACTGGAAGATCGCGGGCCTCGAACACGGGGCCGACGACTACGTGGCCAAGCCGTTCAACGCCCGCGAGCTCCTGGCCCGGATCGACAACCTGCTCCGGCTGCGCCGGCAGGAAAAAGAGCTCAAGCGCCTGAACGAAAACCTCGAACAGCAGGTGCAGGAACAGCTCGAACTGATCCTGTCCGAACGCCGCCGCTACGAAGCCGAGCTGATCGCAGCCCGCGACCGGGCCGAGGCGTCTTCGCGCCTCAAGTCCGCCATCCTGAACAACATGAGCCACGAGTTCCGCACGCCCATCAGCGGCATTCTGGGCATCACCCAGATCCTGGAACACGAGGTCAGCGAGGAGCACCGGGAGTTCATCGAACTGATCGCGCGGAGCGGCCACCGCCTGCTCGACACGCTGAGCGCCGTCCTCGACTTCTCGCAGCTGGAATCCGACGGCTTCGTGCTCCAACCGGAGCCGGTGGACCTGACTGGCGCGGCCGCGGAGGCCCTCGCCGCGTTCGAGGCCGCGGCCCGGAAGAAAGGGCTCACGCTCCGGCTCGATCCCCCGGAGGAACCCGTTCGGGGGCTGCTGGACGCGCGGGCCCTCCAGCGCATCTTTCACCACGTGTTCGGCAATGCCGTCAAGTTCACCGACACCGGAGAGGTGGTGGCCCGCACCGGCCGCGACGGGAGCCGCCTGTACCTCGAGGTGCGGGACACGGGCCCCGGCATCGACCCGGCCTTCATGCCCCACCTGTTCGAGCCGTTCCGGCAGGCGTCGACGGGACTGGCCCGCACGCACGAGGGAAGCGGCCTCGGCCTGGCCATCACGGCGCGCCTGGTCCGGCTCATGGGCGGCGAGATCCGCGTCGACAGCCGGCCGGGCGAGGGCACCACGGTCACCGTCTTTCTACCAGCTGCACCGCCCACCTCGCACCCCACGGCACCCGACCGGGCCGGCACCGGGACGCCGGACGCCCCCGCTGCAAGGTCCTCCCGGCCGGCGCACGGTCATCCTACCCCCTGA
- a CDS encoding hydantoinase B/oxoprolinase family protein yields MIDPIKIELYRHRFAGVAEEMGVTLQRTSYSPNIKERLDFSCAVFDGEGRLVAQAAHIPVHLGAMPAGVAAARAAFPDWTPGDVVVFNDPYEGGTHLPDVTMVSPVFLDAADAAPRFFVASRAHHADVGGMTPGSLPLSTELYQEGLILPPVKLYRGGVLNEDLLRVLLRNVRTPEERRGDLAAQRAAHTVGERRLRELVARHGAGEVCAYARHLQAYSARLVRAAVATWPDGAYTFEDHLVLDDDGEARRIPIRVCARIRGDHVTFDFTGTAGAVDRSFNAVLSITQSACYYVVRCLAGDGDPGVPDVPVNAGCFAPVTVTAPEGCLVNARPPAAVAGGNVETSQRIVDVVLGALAQALPGRIPAASQGTMNNLTIGGLRSDGRPFTYYETIGGGMGAAPDADGLSGVHVHMTNTRNTPVEALELAFPFRIVRYALRTGSGGRGRHRGGDGLVRAYELLAPATVTVLSERRDTGPWGLAGGEAGAPGRNVLVHADGREEVLPSKFTRRLQAGDRLVIETPGGGGYGPPENDTAGKMPIS; encoded by the coding sequence ATGATTGATCCGATCAAGATCGAGCTCTACCGGCATCGGTTTGCGGGTGTCGCCGAGGAGATGGGCGTGACGCTGCAACGGACGAGCTATTCGCCCAACATCAAGGAGCGACTGGATTTCTCCTGTGCCGTTTTCGACGGGGAGGGGCGGCTGGTGGCGCAGGCGGCCCACATCCCCGTCCACCTGGGGGCGATGCCGGCCGGGGTGGCGGCCGCGCGCGCGGCTTTTCCGGACTGGACGCCGGGCGACGTGGTGGTCTTCAACGACCCCTACGAGGGCGGTACCCACCTGCCCGACGTTACGATGGTGTCCCCGGTCTTCCTCGACGCGGCCGATGCGGCGCCGCGTTTCTTCGTGGCCAGCCGCGCCCACCATGCCGACGTCGGCGGGATGACGCCGGGTTCGCTCCCGCTCTCGACCGAGCTGTATCAGGAAGGGCTGATCCTGCCGCCGGTGAAGCTCTATCGGGGGGGCGTGCTCAATGAAGACCTGCTGCGGGTTCTGCTCCGGAACGTGCGCACCCCGGAGGAGCGACGGGGCGACCTGGCCGCGCAGCGGGCCGCGCACACCGTGGGCGAACGACGGCTGCGCGAGCTCGTGGCACGGCACGGCGCCGGGGAGGTCTGTGCCTATGCCCGGCACCTGCAGGCCTACAGCGCCCGGCTCGTGCGGGCCGCCGTTGCGACCTGGCCCGACGGGGCCTACACGTTCGAAGACCACCTCGTCCTCGACGACGACGGCGAGGCCCGCCGCATCCCGATCCGCGTCTGTGCCCGTATCCGGGGAGACCACGTGACGTTCGACTTCACCGGTACCGCCGGCGCCGTGGACCGCTCCTTCAACGCCGTGCTGAGCATCACGCAGTCCGCCTGTTACTACGTCGTGCGGTGCCTGGCCGGCGACGGCGATCCCGGCGTGCCGGACGTGCCGGTCAATGCCGGGTGCTTCGCCCCGGTGACCGTGACGGCACCGGAAGGGTGCCTGGTGAACGCCCGCCCCCCCGCCGCCGTGGCCGGCGGCAACGTCGAGACGTCGCAGCGCATCGTGGACGTGGTGCTCGGGGCGCTGGCGCAGGCGCTGCCCGGGCGCATCCCCGCCGCCTCGCAGGGCACAATGAACAACCTCACCATCGGCGGCCTGCGCTCCGATGGCCGGCCCTTCACCTATTACGAAACCATCGGCGGAGGGATGGGGGCCGCCCCGGATGCCGACGGGCTCAGCGGTGTGCACGTGCACATGACGAACACGCGCAACACGCCGGTGGAAGCCCTGGAACTGGCCTTTCCTTTCCGCATCGTGCGCTATGCCCTGCGCACCGGCAGCGGCGGGCGCGGCCGTCACCGGGGAGGCGACGGGCTGGTGCGGGCCTACGAACTGCTCGCCCCCGCGACCGTCACCGTGCTCAGCGAACGCCGGGACACCGGACCGTGGGGGCTGGCCGGCGGCGAAGCCGGCGCCCCGGGCCGCAATGTCCTCGTCCACGCCGACGGGCGCGAAGAGGTGTTGCCCTCGAAGTTTACCCGCCGCCTCCAGGCGGGCGACCGGCTCGTCATCGAGACGCCCGGTGGCGGCGGGTACGGCCCGCCGGAAAACGATACCGCGGGAAAAATGCCCATTTCTTGA
- a CDS encoding alpha-amylase family glycosyl hydrolase, with protein MAMRTCYALLLGMTLGACIAHGQAAGPPFAWERATVCFVTTDRFAGLTRDVEAGSFETLGIDAIALSSPFEQVHGRVDAGTFLGGQVLDFTEPDAALGSREDFRRFVDAAHERGLRVLIALTLNHPGPPTPADMEAFGFGAPVGDAGRHPGVPDDTAWARWWGPAWVRANLPGYDPCGTDETTACLHGLPDFKTASGQPVSIPAFLRKKWGTEKLAAEQAALEAFFERTGYPRTPRYHLIKWVTDWVERFGIDGFLVDAANHVEPETWQALRREARRAFRAWQTAHPGRTPGGHDFWMVARLTGDDRPPAAYQGFDAVVTGLSGELLASTARLDSLYAAYAARLYAGDGPHVLTSLSRSDLHRLGRDRLVELGTRLLLLPGAVQRPCDDEIITLEDPTGAVRRAPVGEQVIGAFRRRHPAVAGGTHVKLSDDPYAFLRTFRYGAYEDRVVVVLGASGTTRLNVARAFPDDTVLRDALTGKIGLVSYGLVSFPAHESGVLLLEEVK; from the coding sequence ATGGCGATGCGAACCTGCTATGCTTTGCTGCTGGGCATGACCCTGGGCGCCTGCATCGCCCACGGGCAAGCCGCCGGGCCGCCGTTCGCGTGGGAACGGGCGACGGTCTGTTTCGTGACGACGGACCGCTTCGCCGGCCTCACCCGTGACGTCGAGGCCGGCTCCTTCGAGACACTCGGCATCGACGCCATCGCGCTCTCTTCTCCCTTCGAGCAGGTCCACGGCCGGGTCGACGCCGGGACCTTTCTCGGCGGCCAGGTGCTCGACTTCACGGAACCCGATGCCGCCCTGGGGAGCCGGGAAGACTTCCGACGCTTCGTCGACGCGGCGCACGAACGGGGGCTCCGGGTGCTGATCGCCCTCACGCTCAACCATCCCGGACCGCCCACCCCGGCGGATATGGAGGCCTTCGGGTTCGGCGCCCCGGTGGGCGATGCCGGGCGGCACCCCGGCGTCCCGGACGACACGGCCTGGGCCCGCTGGTGGGGACCGGCCTGGGTGCGGGCCAACCTCCCCGGCTACGACCCCTGCGGCACGGACGAGACGACCGCCTGCCTGCACGGCCTGCCCGACTTCAAAACCGCCTCCGGGCAGCCCGTGTCCATCCCGGCCTTTCTCCGGAAAAAATGGGGAACGGAGAAGCTCGCCGCCGAACAGGCCGCCCTCGAAGCCTTCTTCGAACGCACGGGCTATCCCCGAACGCCACGCTACCACCTGATCAAGTGGGTCACGGACTGGGTCGAGCGCTTCGGTATCGACGGCTTTCTCGTCGACGCGGCGAACCACGTGGAACCGGAAACCTGGCAGGCGCTCCGCCGGGAAGCCCGGCGTGCGTTCCGGGCGTGGCAAACCGCCCATCCCGGCCGTACCCCCGGCGGCCACGACTTCTGGATGGTCGCCCGCCTGACCGGGGACGACCGCCCGCCCGCCGCCTACCAGGGCTTCGATGCCGTCGTCACCGGGCTTTCCGGGGAGCTCCTGGCCTCCACGGCGCGCCTGGACAGCCTCTATGCCGCGTATGCGGCCCGCCTGTACGCCGGCGACGGGCCGCACGTTCTTACCTCCCTTTCCCGGTCTGATCTCCACCGCTTGGGACGGGACCGGCTCGTCGAACTCGGGACGCGGCTGCTGCTCCTGCCCGGTGCCGTGCAACGGCCCTGCGATGACGAGATCATCACGCTCGAAGATCCCACGGGCGCAGTCCGCCGCGCGCCGGTCGGCGAACAGGTGATCGGGGCGTTTCGCCGGCGCCACCCCGCCGTGGCCGGGGGCACGCACGTCAAGCTCTCCGACGACCCCTATGCCTTTCTGCGCACCTTCCGCTACGGTGCCTACGAAGACCGGGTCGTCGTCGTCCTCGGGGCCTCCGGGACAACGCGGCTCAACGTCGCCCGTGCCTTTCCGGACGACACCGTGCTCCGCGACGCGCTCACCGGCAAGATCGGCCTGGTTTCCTATGGTCTCGTCTCCTTCCCCGCCCATGAAAGCGGCGTGCTGCTGCTCGAAGAGGTGAAGTGA